The DNA sequence CCGACCCCGCTACCGTACATGTGGTAGTAGAACTGCATACAGGACGCGTTACTGTCCAGCAGAGGGCTTACTAGACGAGCTGACTCGTTAAGCTTGTTTGACGAGGACTCCACGTACATGTAAAAGCCTGTGATAAAATCCCGTTAACTACTGCCTCTTAATAGCCATTCCATTGAAGTATTATCATTAAGTGTTACTATGGTTACCATTGCTGTTGGTGTGGTCAGCGGTAGGTCCCGTGTCCGCGGAGGGCGTTGGGCCATACTTCCTCACCCAGTCAAACTGATCGCCGTCGAAAGTGTTTTGCCAGTGGCACATGCCTTTGGTGAAGTCACAACCGCCGTCTGCAATGTTGTCGCAATTAGATCTATTTTCAGGTGAATTTACAGGACAAACAGCTTTATAACTAGTTGAGTATGGTCAGGAGCAAATAAGTAGTCAAAGTAccaaaaagagaacaatgCTTTTTGGCTGAGACTGCGCATGCAATTGAGCTAAGCCAGaacgtcaacacaaaggttgaatctgattggctaatccgcgcgtctaaaaatagcctgatcctaggaaacgccgtgacacctatataatatcaaaatatggggaagttgattgcccctacttatgagcctcTGGTATGGTGAACTAAGGCAAGTAAGGAGGAAGGCGTACCTTGAGGTCTGAGGGGTTTCCTCACACACACTACACCGGCGGCCTCATTAGGCGCGCAGTCATGCTTGCCCCAACCGTCACTTGCGCAGTCCCAGATATCACTCTCGTTGCCATGACAACCCACTTCATCGAGACCCATCGGTAATGAGCCCGCACCATAATGTCCAGCGGTAACAGCCTTCACGGCACCGGGTAGACCGAGCATGTGACATATGACGTCAGCATCCGGGATACCCCAGTTATCATCGCAGACGGTTCCCCATTGGTTGCCATAAAGAAGTTCCACGCGCCCCTCTGTTGGCGTGCTGCCATTGGTCAGCCGAACAATGGGGGCTGAGCAGACGCAAAACAGGGATAAGTATTGGACAAAGGAATGGGCCGATGTGCATTTCAAATCAACACATTACTCCCTTTCCTTATTAACAATAAGACATTTTGTCGTCCTCGCGAAATATCAATCAAAGATCATCCTAACCATTAGCTGAAttaattgaatttggtaaagtTTACAACTATGCATTTAGATGATTATTTCGGGATAACACAATTTGTCTTAAGCGAATGGAAAATGCCGAATTGCAGTTCTACGAAAGGTGCTTCTAATTATTCATACAAATAGAAGTGATTAATAAACTTCAGCAATACTACAGCCATGCATTGATTGTCTTTAATTAATTGCCGTATGATTTTTCcttattctcctgtattcggTAGAAATATAACGAGACCCAAAGTACAGTTCGGTCTTAGAACAGCTGATTTCTGTACTCACGTGGTTTCTCCTTGGGATCATTGCCGCATCGTACACCAACATCATGCTCGTGCTTGCAGTCATGGACTCCAAAAGGATTATGACGACACTGCGTCAAGCTTGTCTCGTTACCACGGCAACGCACATTGTCCAACCAAATGTCTCCAGACCCAGGATGCACCAGACCCCAGTTCCCGCTGTAGTAGACATACTTGTATCCCAGCATGCGACACGTGACGAGCCCCGCCATGTTGTCCCAGTCATCCTGGCATATCGTGCCCCAGAACCTTGTATGAAACACCTCCACACGGCCTTCGGCGGGACTGTTACCGTCACTCAACCGCACCTCTATATCTACAAGATGTACACAGATCTGATGAACATATAGCATAGGGGACATCTATGAAACACCTCCACACGGCCTTCGGCGGGACTGTTAACGTCACTCAACCGCACCTCTATATCTACAAGATGTACACAGATCTTATCAACACATAGTATAGGAGACATATCCTATATCTACAGAGCTGAGCAGCAACACAGTTTCCTAAGGGTTACTTTCGCTGGATGAGCTTTCCTAACCTTCCCCTCTGTTAAATGACAGATTGGGCTATGTATATAAGCAGCAATATATAGTGTATCCTTTGTGTTCCAATTTTCACACTCGTAtaaaaaggtttgctagtcaGTGTAAGCATAATCGAAAAACTATTCAGTAGGATAGATAATATGCGGCTACCATGCAAGCGAGGAGAATTGTTTTCGTACCTGGTCCAGAAGTGTTGCTGCAGAAAAGCACTACGTCGTTGCTATGGTTACAGCTATGGACACCCCACCCATCGTGAGGGCAATCGGCCAATGAGGACTCGTTACCGCGACACTTGACGCTCTGTAGCCAAATGGGCCCACTTTCGGTGAAATGCGAGTTCAccactccagacatgcgcacgTACTTGTAACCCAGCATTCTACACGCGACTTGCGCGCTCTCTTGGCCCCAGTCCTTAGCGCACACTGTGCCCCAGTTCCCCTCGTATTCCACTTCAAGGCGACCCACGTATTTGTAGGACGTGCCGGCAAGGCGGACCTGTATAACTGGAAGCGATGGAGGGGTCTTAGCGAGAATGAATATTATCTATAAACATGTAGTTTATTTTCTTCGATTCAAATCTATTTTCTGTTAAGTGGTCGCTCCAGTGTAGATGACGATGGTGGGAAGGATTGTGAAGAGGACTATTTACATCCAAGGTTATTCCAACATGACAGCATTTATAATGGGTAACATGACATCATTCTTGTGCAATATGATGTCATACCTGGTATGTGTGAGCAGAACACCCCTACGTCTTCCTTGTGATGGCAGTCGGTTTTCGCCGCACCCACATACGGGCAATCAAACACGGACTTTTCACTTCCGGTACAGGCGAGCTCGTCCATGTTGATGGGCCCTGATCCCGGGAGGAGACCCCCTACATTGAACCTGTCACGCAACATGAGGTAACGGTATCCTAGCATACGGCAGATGACCTGGGAAAGAACATATGTGTGAGATGGCGTGACAATATTCACAACATACCGCAACAGAAGCGGCAGAAGAAGTGATGCACTTTTTCGTTAATATTACTTACCGTGGCATCTTTAGCATCGAAATTGTCGTCACAGATTGTTCCCCACGCGTTATTGATGAAGACCTCAACTCGGCCAGCAGCTTTTGTTCCGAACTTTTCGCTTTCTGCTAAACGAActgtcgaaaaaaaaattcgacaATGATTGAAAAATTGGACAGGAAACAACCGAAGCCCCCTGCAGCTTAGATTTAGTTTCTTTTAGATACTATCAAGTCTAAGATTTTTTGGACTTTATGATATGCGTGACAGATACAAAATTGTGTGACGCACTTACCCATCAGGTCAGTGTCGTTAACACAGTGAATCCCTACATCCATTGCGTGAGTACAGCTTGTCACATTCCACCCGTTATGGCGGCACTCAGAAAGCGACTTCTCCGTACCATTACACCGCACATTATCCATCCAAATCGTACCACTACCAGGAATAGAACCACCAACCGAACCAAAAGTACGAGCGTATCGGTAGCCTAACATGCGACATACAACAATTGCATCCTTGTAGTCCCAGTTATTAGCGCAGACGGTCCCCCAGACACCATTGCGCTTGACCTCAAGTCGACCGAACGAAGGATGATTGGCGCCTATCAGCTGTATTTCGAAGGACTCTGAAAAGTGGACACTTTTTAGATGAAGGCGAACCTGAACGGAGTTGTttcaaaagaagaaaaggtTACAAAGTTAAAAATCACGGAAGGAGGGAGTTTtgtagagaaaaaaacattgaacCCAAAACAATCCCAGAATCACCATTTCAGCCCGTAAGATGACCTTACTGAAACAGCAAAGTGCAGACGTGATGTGATTAAACTAtactcaggcccgtacccaggatttttctcgGGGGgatgcgaaatccgaaaaaaaggacctaatttttccgagggggggggggagggggggcgagggagttctctgattaAAATCTAGCCACCTCcgaaagattttttttatggctttgcagtatctccacgggatgtttattgtcggatttggctttataccagagtgatctagcttatgatgtctatagcacgtctattgagaaccaaaagtgaactttcggccgttgtatggggaggggggcgttcacacccctgcaccccccctgggtacgagcCTGATACTTACCAGGAGTTGGAGATGGAGTGATTGGATTTTCGCACCATACCCCCACGTCCATGGTATGATTACAGCTGGACACGTTCCACCCGCCATGCCGGCAATCTGCCAAGGAACTCTCTGTACCATTACACTGCACGTTATCCAGCCAGATAGCACCATGACCAGGAATTGAGACCCCGACAGAGCCCGTCTGTTTGACCTGTTGAAAGTTCAACATACGACACACGACCACAGCGTCATTGTTGTCCCATTTGTTGACGCACACCGTTCCCCAGTCCCCGCCACTTTTCCTGACTTCCAGTCGACCAAACGAAGGATGGTCAACGCCGGTGAGACGAACGAAGATGGGTTctgaaagacaaaagaattcGTGAGGATCGCTCGGCAACATGTGACTACATAACTACAAAGACTAAACTACAACCTCCACATCACAGCTCATAATAAGTATCAAAGCTGTTATAGCAGGCGTCGAAATGTTGGGGAAGGGGGTACGATACATAAACATGAAGAAAACATAGgaggggcacagccatgcccctacaGGTCACTtgcttatatatatatattttttgctatGGCACTGCATGTAAGGGATATCAAAAGCACATGCAACAGACAGGTGGGGGGTTAACAACTACAAGTATAATTTAGTTTTGTGATAGTGTGAGCCAATAAGTGACCAATTAGGTTTTCCTTAGGTGAAGATACAGCGAGAAGATCTAGATATGTAATGCAATCCAATCCTGATAACTGATAACAGACATCAAAATATAATTTCCTGGCTTTTTATACATTTCTGTATTTTCTACCACTTAAACTCTGGATAACTAGCACTAATTTTGTTTATCCTTAAGGACTTGATTAGTAGGACTTGATTGCTCTTTAAAGGATGAAGTGGGTGTCAGGTAGTACTAGCTGTTATAAATGATGAATGTGCAATGGTTGATGTAGGTGCTGTGAGTGTCTGTGAGTGGCTTAGTATCCTGTACCTGGTGGTGGAGATGTTGTAGGTCCCACGGAAGATGTAGGTGCCAGAGATGACGTAGGGGCTAAAGATGATGTAGGTGCTATGGAAGTATGTGCCATTGATGATCTTGTTGCTGAAGTTGGAATTGTTGTTGTAGGTTCCAGCAAGGAGGTAGGCACAACTTTTGTAAATGATGTAGGTAGTTCTGTAGTTGATGTAGGTGCTATGGTTGTTGTAGGTGCTTTGGTTGTTGTAGGTGGCTCCAAGCCATAACATGTGACCCCTGCATCCATACTATGATCACATTTATGCTTTCCCCATCCATTATGTGAACACTCTGCTAAAGATGCCTCTGTCCCTTGGCACTGCAGGCCACTGAGCCAGATAGGGCCCTGCCCTCTGCCACAGTTGCCCTGACACGACGAGAGTGAGGCTCCTTTGTAACCCAGCATTTGACAAGTGACCATGGCGGCCTTTAGGCCCCAGCCTTCTGTACAGACTGTGCCCCAGTACCCATTGTGAAGAACTTCAACACGGCCAGTGCCTGAGACACTACTACCCACTAGTCGAACAGATAACGGCGGGTCTAATTAGAAACATATCACTGTTAGTGAGGACAAAGGCAGAGAAATACACAAGgcagacacagacagacactAGATAAAAAGGCAAAGTAAGACAGATGTACAGTTGGACCGACAGACAGATGACGGCCAGACAAAAGGGGAGATGGATATACATATACACCAAAGCAGATGGACAAAAAGACAGCTTACCCTTCACATTTGGCAGTAATATGCTTGCGGGTGCAGCAAATGCACTAAAAAGTCTGCATCTAAATCGTGTTTCTGAGAAAACACTTGTATTTGTCAACAAAATCTTAAAACCCTCGCCATCCAATAATTTCACGCCTTCGGCAGAGGATGCTAGCTGGTAACGATTGTCATGAGGCTGTTTTAAACCAACAGATATCCACTCATCACTATACAGATATTTCTCTCGTTCTAACATCAGCAGAGAGTATTTATCAGCTATCTTCTGCTCAGCAGGGGAGAGTGTGTAAGTCCAGTGGAGAGTAATATTATCTCCTGGAAGGGCTTGACTAGGTTGGTATTCAGAGACCCATTGAAAACCAGAAACTGcaacaaaacataaaatatgAGAAGGATATTAAGGTGACTTAGGCTCAGTTctagagttttttttaacgaTTGTTAACAGATGACGGAAAAACTTTGTTAAACAAGTGTTTTTTGGGGCTCCATAACTATGCTGACGAAAGGTGTCGCCCGAGGCCCTTCCATTTTGCAGATGTTTTTGTATATCGTTATGACAGTTCTCAAAGTTTCTCTCACAATGCGGAAGATAAAACAATTCGGTATTATTAGGCAAAAGCGCGCAGCACCTCGCGTGAAATGTATTATAGTGAACAACAATTATAAAGATTATGCGTAATTTCCGGCGAGGAGCTATTTATTCAAGGCACACAAAAGATAACCATTTTAAAAGAGAATGTAAACAAACTTGAGAACGACAAAATAATTTCATGTAGAGTGAGAAAAATTCCATAATTTACATATTTTCGAGTAAGTCATTCATGACGGCGCGACAATTTTGTCAGTAACTTTATTATCAACAACTTCTAACTTACAAAACGAAATATACATCAATGTTACAAGCTGTTCAAAGAAGAgtacaatattttttaagtCTATCTTAAAAAGCAGGGAGGGATTTTATATCATGCCTAGCAGAAGTCTCTTGTTATTGAAGAATGATTAATCGCAGCTTGAAAAGTTTCGTATCTTTATCGGCATCACTTTTCATTGATTTGCTATTTCGGCAAAGTTTTGTTTACCGCTTTTAATGTCATCTGCTCTTGAATGTAGTTTCTATACCCGGAAGGCTCTAAAACGTTTGCCCTGTGAAACTAATAAAGATGCCTCTCGTTTGAAGACAAAATATCTTGGTCGTAAACAACTTTGATTGAAGTGCGATAAATAGGTCCGTCAACCAAGATTGTCCAGTCTTAGTTTTAGACACACTTTGGTAGAGTTTACAGCCGAAATCATACCCACAATGTTATGGCGGCATTTCTGACTACTCTAGATTCGATCAGTCAATAACGGGAGACGTAATGTACTCACCTAAATGGCACCATAAAACGGCTGTCAGCACGATGATCGTATAGCGAGCAAATTCTAGGTTACTAGACATGTTTTGGCAAGCGAACAGTTTTACAGTTCGTAAATTGTGTCACGAAGTTCACTAGCTATCGTATGTGACTCTAATTATAGGCCATCCATCATTTCATTGCAATTACTTGCATACAATACGTGACGTCATAATATTCAGACATGACCGCTTTCATCACGTGTGATTCAAAGGGAGGGGAAGGGAAGGAATGAATGACAACGCTTATGCCACAAATAGCAACAATTATTGGTAAATATGTCTAGACATTCACCCGCTTCTACTATTTTCTAATTGTCTGTTTACACTTGACACACAAGTCGCGACTAAATTATTATGCTTGACTTAAGCAGTTTGAAAGGTTTATactgtttttaattttaattgaaGACTGGCCTATTATATTCTAAGAGCATGGAGATGGAAAATGATGTTATTGCTTATTGTTATAGCTATAGGCTATGTGGGTTGCCGCACTTCAAGCTGGAATTGCGGGAATGGACTAAAGGGAATGTagactgttatttttttatcagtgAAAAGTCTacaattttaattaattaGATGATGgttcaccaaaaactggtaccAGTTTGGTAAGCCATACTCATCACTCTGGTTAACGAACACTACTATTTGGGTATTTTGATTAATTCCTAATTATTCAGAGATATTTTTGCGACTATTCAAGATGATTTGACGGTACGCGGTCATTCGCTAGAATCCTTGAATATAGTTTTTAGGTAAATACACCACAGCATATCTAAATGATCAACATGAGAAAATGTAAGATATTATGCTAAATGGATGCCCACTGGCTGAGCTGCCTATCTTTTTGCAGTAGTTTTACTTGTCACGCTCCTAAAATACAATGTGTATGGAGGGCGGTGGAAAAAAACTGGGGAGGGGGTTCTTTAGATCGGTGGGAATAAAATCGGTGTGCGCTCTTTAAATTCGAAAACGCTCCTGGAACCCTGGCGTGTAGATAGGACTTGTTTGGCTAGGATTATCATTTCTTTGGCGGCCGAGGTGTGTTGagcctcccctccctccaatTTCTCATTAACGAGACGTACCACTATAGAAAACCTGATGGAAAGATAAAAAGCGTAAAATTTTTATTTCGCCATTTTTATGTACAAACTATaaataatggtggtagtaaTTAAAAAAACCCTGTCTACACATattgtaaaaaatatttatattcttGCTTTCACTTCCTTGCCTAGAGAATAGttccccctctcccttccATAGAGCGAGGGAGGCGTTGTGAATGATATAATACTAAAGAAAATATATCATTATAATGATTTTGCGACTTTAAGTGGCCGAAGTAGATGCAACCGGTCCTCCCACCTACACCAACCCATGGACGCTCATGTATGCACTCTCTCGAAAACTCCTCTCTCCTTTTTTAGCTTTGCTttgaaaagtaaaacaaaatagtTTGTGACTTCTGGTCTAATTGCGAAGCTGTGAGAGCTGCGTGCAAATAGAACATTGTGGCGTCTTTAAAAATGTCAAACGtcttaacaaaaaaattattaaaaaaaagaattctgtAATTTTGAATCAACACGTTCGTGTCGCCATTAAAATGTTTGAATCCCGTGACGTCACATCTGTGTTTGGAGGGAATATCTGTTTCAAAGATTATGGTGACGTCATATCTGTTTGGTAGgcattgtgacgtcatatctGTGTTTCGAGGGCATAGTGACGTCATATCTGTCTTTGCAGGGCATGGTGACGTCATTGTGCGTTCTGGGCCATGTTGGCGCTATACCATTGTCAAGGCATAGTGACGTCATATATGAAACAGTGACATCATATGGAATAAAACACGTGTTCAACACGCTCGTTGCGCCATGACATGTTTTCAACTCAATGTGATCTCTGTGTGTTTCGAGGTCATAGTGACGTCATGGTAACGTTATGAATTTAACACGAAGACAAGGTGACGTCATTTATGTGTCAGGAGGGTATAAGAACGTCATAACTGGGTGACACGTGGTGTGCCGAGGTCGCAATTCTGCAGGCTGAGGGTGCTAGATAACCTGCATCTGCCAGTGATGTACTGGCTGTCGTTCTGAAATGAAACGATTAGGAGTTAGATCGAAACATTTCCATGCCTGGTGGCTATTGTACTCATTCTCCTgcgccgtagcagggggtggggcagttggggcatgtgccccccaatattttcaaaaattataaggaaatgaccagtaggggcgtggctgtgcccccccccaatattttcaaaaattataacgaaatgaccagtaggggcgtggctgtgtcccaccccccccccccaatcttacgtggcctgctacggctctgcatCTATAGGATGGGGAGCTTGTGACTTACCACGACTTCAAGTGATTGGCTGCTATACATTCCAGGGCCGACATAAGACTCAGCGGCATCCACTTGCATGCTGAAATAAAACATCTTTATTTAGTATTTGAAACACGGAgctttgctattactcactgCACTTATAGTACTTACACTACTGGCTTGTTGGTCCTCATACGGCATTTGGTCTCTGCACTTTCTTCTATAACGACAATTACAGAGAAAAGTCAAAGGCACGGTAtcacaaaaaataatcaacagTGGATGACCCTTCCAAAATGCAAAGCTTATATGGGCTCGTAAAGAAATCTTTAGGAATCAATATATTACTTATATACCTGTTGGCTTTTTGTTGTGgcatatgatggtgatgaggatgatgatgatgattaacaGCGCTCCACCAATTGCTGCTGCTGCGGCGATGTACTCTATACTCAGGGGGGAGCTGGGCTCACTTGGGCGGGGAGCTAAAGGATATAAATATTGATGCTGTCAACAACGAAAACAGtaaaggccctgtcacacgtacgttttttcttttgcgacttgtctcgcaaaaaaaatgttgtagGTCgcacgcgcattttctagcgTGTGACATCCCCTTTGCAAATTGTTTTGCATTTTTCAAAGTCGCACGAAAATTAGATCGctcttctactttctgcaaCATATTGTCTCAGGAAAAACttcacgtgtgacagggcgcgtgcgacctgcaacatttttttgcgagacaagtCGCAGCCGAAAAGTCaacgtgtgacagggccttaAAGGCTGTAAGAAAAGAGTCCCCGCCCTGTAATGCTACAACTCTTCCAACAATCACAAAACCACCCCTTTTCTTACCCAGCACTGAAATAGTCACAGTAGCTGCTGACCCCCTTCCTAGAATGTTTGTGGGCACACAAGAGTATGTTCCCCCGTGAAAGCGGGATGATGCAGTCTTGATAACGAGCTGACCAGATGATGTGTTCTGTAGAAGATTGTCATTCAGGAAGAATGCGTAGCTTGGTGCGGGGTTTGCACGTGCTTTGCATTCCATCTTAAGGCTCTCTCCATGCGGTATGGCAACGGCTTCGGTCGAGATTTGAGCATCCATCGGAGCAACTGTGCAAACAGTCAGAAGAGAGTGGTCATGggttatgcactagtcatttgaaacccccactcccatggtcccggggaagggtggggttaAGGTGGGGGTTTAGAGAACTTTTGAACGAGAatctgtcccgagggggtgggggaattgacaATTAACTTATCCCCACCGTGGGGGTTTGGGACAAGTGAATAGTGTCACAAATATCATGTTAGTTTCTGGCTTGAGACTCTTTTGCTTCTGTAGCgagcaattccatgtatcagcaTGTGGCATGCTGCACGGCGACACGTGCAAAaacgaatattaaaaaaaaaatggcagatgaagatgatttatttttccGTCTTTTTTTGTAACTGTTACCTTCATAGTAATTGGTACAAATGTACTCGCTAaagtgtactggctttgagagataaaaaaagcttgtttcagatgacttgttgtccggtagttgcctatagtttgcatcccAAGGGGTAGTGGCATTAAACTGCTGttttgtcccgagggggtgggggcttttctcagttttgtacagggtcaaagtctaacGCCCCACCCTttcccgggaccatgggggtgggggtttcaattgactagtgcattagaAGCTAAATATGTCATAACAAGATGCGGTGATTCTCTTTGTCAGGTTGGGGTCAATAATCTTTATAATTAGGGAGGACGAAGGTAAGGCCCCTTCTGACAAAGGAACTATCTGGCTTATTCGTAAATGATGAAGAAGTGCTTTTTGATATTGTGATTGTGTCATAGTGATGTAATAAGATGATGTCACAGGTGACAATACAATGAAACATTTAACAAGGGTTGTTGTGTTGTCATAGTGATGTTGTGATGGTGTTGTCATGGTGATGGTGTCATGGAGAAATTGTGATGGTGTTTTGTTGATATTGTGATGTTGTCAATGGTGAAATTGCAGTGGTGTCATAATAACATTGCGATGGTGTTGTCATGGTTATGGTTGAATTGTGATGGTGTTGTCATGGTGATGTTTAAATTGTGATGGCGCCAGAATGATATTGTTGTGGtgatgacatgacggaaaaacatggaAATGCTCAATTCGAGATAGATAAAGAAAACACGATTTCTTGGCCTttggttccttgtattccggaatgattttcaaaacacaaataacataAGACCGAAATGCAtatacccagattttggctttttaagatatgttttcttgatcacccttgcgctatgtatgggctcagggacgaaaagctcaaatttcaatgacactttacaaaaagtcgcatcaatttaaaaaaagttgcatttgatattttttggcTATTACTCACTAATTACTCAGataaattttccgccttattagatgtgaaatgggcttatttaaagcatcatgtcatgtttttccatcATGTCTGTGGTGACCATAATGTTGTGGTGTTGTCATGGTGATATtgcttaatgtaataatatCATGGTAATGTTGTTATGTGTCACCAGATGTAAGATTTTATGGTGATGTTGCAAATATTTAAACTGATACTTACATAGCACATTGAGCTGTGCCACAAATGGTGTGGTGTAAAAGCTACTGCTAATTTCGCACTTGTAATTAGAGTCATCATCAAGTGATACTTGAGATATAATAAGCGTGTTATTTTCCATCTGTATTTGACCTAGAAATGAAAAGTAATTTCAGTGTCCGACCTACAGACTTCAGAAAATAGGATTTTTTGTTGATGGCTGCTCCCCCTGGTAGATCAGTGAATCACTCATTTCTAGGTTGTACAAATGATGATGCTTGACAAAATAATTAATCATATCACACTTTTCCAATCAGTTTCTACAAAAACTGAGGTGAAAACTAGATTGACAACTGtaaattataatagaaaatatcattaaaattttcaaatatCTTGATTTTCCTATTCTGATAAATGTTGGGATTAATGAAATTCAAATGCTTGTAACAATAATCCATCTTATCACACTTTGTCAAAATTGGAAGAATCCTTATGAAATCAGAATGATTGGACACTCTGTTATTAGCAGAAATATCAGTCGTTACCAATGACAATTCAGAAGCAGATCCAGAATTTTATAAGGGACTAGGGTGGATATCCTTTTTATCTACTCAAAGGATATGGCAGT is a window from the Nematostella vectensis chromosome 9, jaNemVect1.1, whole genome shotgun sequence genome containing:
- the LOC116601868 gene encoding cell surface A33 antigen, coding for MLATHRWIFYLLLSKYSLSTDGFQWSDAQQSSHVTSTSLGLQASLPCDYMLTSSERVSMRTFHVMAWSKEDPKGSGNWTGVAIKSSLQPEPQIIYQRGQIQMENNTLIISQVSLDDDSNYKCEISSSFYTTPFVAQLNVLFAPMDAQISTEAVAIPHGESLKMECKARANPAPSYAFFLNDNLLQNTSSGQLVIKTASSRFHGGTYSCVPTNILGRGSAATVTISVLAPRPSEPSSPLSIEYIAAAAAIGGALLIIIIILITIICHNKKPTEESAETKCRMRTNKPVVMQVDAAESYVGPGMYSSQSLEVVNDSQYITGRCRLSSTLSLQNCDLGTPRVTQL